A window of Mucilaginibacter paludis DSM 18603 contains these coding sequences:
- a CDS encoding aspartyl protease family protein — translation MTTIPLKIIELQGDGYHPLVEVFIFGKTHLLVLDTGASKTAFDRELLQEANEEAEFLESDKLSTGLGTNSMASFTATIHDMQIGTLRIPAFEVAVLDLSTINHAYGQLNQPQVLGVLGGDILMQYKAVIDYGNETLTLISY, via the coding sequence ATGACAACCATCCCATTAAAAATTATTGAACTGCAAGGCGATGGCTACCATCCATTAGTAGAGGTTTTTATTTTTGGCAAAACCCACCTCCTGGTTCTGGATACCGGGGCATCAAAAACCGCATTCGACAGAGAGCTATTGCAGGAAGCCAACGAAGAAGCCGAATTTTTAGAGTCGGACAAATTATCAACCGGGCTGGGTACCAACAGCATGGCATCCTTTACCGCAACTATCCATGACATGCAGATCGGCACCCTCCGAATCCCGGCATTCGAAGTGGCTGTGCTCGATCTGTCGACCATCAACCATGCTTATGGACAGCTTAACCAGCCTCAGGTTCTTGGCGTATTGGGTGGCGATATTTTAATGCAGTATAAAGCTGTGATCGATTACGGCAACGAGACATTGACCCTAATATCCTATTAA
- a CDS encoding translocation/assembly module TamB domain-containing protein — translation MEKLGRIALKTLLWVIGIVILLVLLVLILIQVPAVQNFAKDKAVTFLQSKIKTKVKIDRLSVEFPKMLVLEGVYFADQKGDTLLAGDKLKVNITMMQLLHKKVEINEINLQGITANVVRTPDSAFNYTYIMKAFMGEQKNEPKPTDTTSTLKFSLDKVILDKINIKYNDAISGNNVKFLLGHFDTRVKNFDLDKMKFNIPKITLAGFDATIIQTPTGPSVVAAPDTAVKPLNLTLDLGVIDLSKINVNYQGGEMKTKVNLGRLLVEMDKIDLKNQKVAIKNIQLENTNGQLSLLKPQTVQKAVVKAIKKADTLVASPQSGKGWSLALNKISLVNDNVKFDNEAQKVLAKGIDFAHMDIRNLNGDAQDIAYSPTQISGRVNTFAFSDKSGLKVEKFHTTFLYGEKQSYLNDLYLQTPYTVLQNQVQIGYQSLADMTAKLGELRINANLNGSKLGLRDVLILMPTMASMEPFKSSPNAVFKVNGKVNGQVNNLRIPNLEVTGLSNTHIKASATLKGLPDMAKAYFDVKIDDFNTSATDINKLAPAGSIPSSIRIPAVMNLKGIFKGGIKNFNTNLNLHSSDGNVAAIASMSSGKAKGSEVYSADIKANNLNAGKLLKQEKNVGYLTLTAKVKGSGTDMKTAVAQFSGDVVSADVMGYKYHNLVMNGTANRGLINVAARMKDPNISFALNAKANMTKKYPAVNMTLNLDSINLQKLHFAKDDLRLHGKLIANLPTADPDYLNGNIKLTDMMVANKGQVIRMDSVIVLATANADSSTLRLRSDMLTAHLAGKYKLTEMAPALQDVINKYFNTAPANAKTVKVKYAAQQYVFDARLVKTPLFTQFVPDLKQLDPVVFKGSFDSQSGKLVVNGSATKVVYGTNIVNNLKLNINTDNALNYSVTADQVKASQVNLLYPSITGNAQNNKLTTTVQIRDVNKKERYRIAGVLSTMAGEYQFSFLQDGLFLDYTQWTVSANNSLQFGSKGIMATDFAISNANQVLSVNTSPPQYNGPLNVEFKNFRIETLTKLAEQDALLVGGVINGSANVTNLDKAVTFTSDINISDFNFKGDTLGNIAAKVNNQTANAFAANVSITGKGNQVNLDGFYYTDKSSFDMNLDIVNLNLKSIEGFSFGNLKQASGSINGKLKITGTADAPNVRGDVNFNNAAVNIAMINSYYKMPNEKITFNNDSILFNNFTLIDSAGNKAVVAGTIYTKTYKDYKFGVDISMDNFRVFNATQADSKLYYGQVFLDTRLKIRGDMNKPIVDGSLKVNDKTKLTVVLPQSDPGIEDRKGVVVFVDKKKTKADSVFKGKLDSLKRSSITGLDVSMNLTIDKEADFTIVVDAANGDIVHIKGDAQLNLGIDPSGKTNLTGTFTVNEGSYDLSYLTINRKFSFKRGSTITWQGDPTSAALDMTAIYIANVPPIDLVDNQLSGETERTMYKQKLPFNVELTLRNELLKPDITFGITLPSNTNYNVSSDVLSTVNNKLDQLRQDPNELNKQVFAVLLLNHFIGENPLQSQGGSTTVEGQVRSSVSSLLSDQLNQLAGNMIAGVDLNFNLQSGEDYSSGTATNRTDLNVGLSKRFLNDRLTVNVGNNFNLEGQQANEKATNIAGDISVNYKLTKDGRYMVRAYRKDQYIVIQGQVVETGVGFALTVDFNRFSQIFRTKTRREKEMIKNQKQQEKEQKEKDKEKEKAVEQTEDDQKKQKTSK, via the coding sequence TTGGAAAAATTAGGACGGATTGCCCTTAAAACACTATTGTGGGTGATAGGCATTGTTATTTTGCTGGTATTACTTGTATTGATTTTAATACAAGTTCCGGCAGTACAAAATTTCGCTAAGGACAAAGCCGTCACTTTTTTACAAAGCAAAATCAAAACCAAAGTTAAGATTGACCGGCTAAGCGTAGAGTTCCCCAAAATGCTGGTTTTAGAGGGTGTTTATTTTGCCGATCAGAAAGGCGATACGCTTTTGGCCGGCGACAAGCTTAAGGTTAACATTACCATGATGCAGTTGCTCCACAAAAAGGTGGAGATCAACGAAATAAATTTGCAGGGAATTACAGCCAACGTGGTGCGGACTCCCGACAGCGCCTTTAACTATACCTATATCATGAAGGCTTTTATGGGCGAGCAAAAAAACGAACCCAAGCCTACCGATACTACGTCGACATTAAAATTCTCGCTGGATAAGGTTATCCTGGATAAGATCAACATCAAATATAATGATGCCATCAGCGGTAACAACGTTAAATTTTTACTGGGCCATTTTGATACACGGGTTAAAAACTTTGACCTGGATAAGATGAAGTTCAACATTCCCAAGATTACTCTCGCCGGATTTGATGCCACCATCATCCAAACGCCCACCGGCCCAAGCGTTGTTGCTGCGCCAGATACAGCTGTTAAACCACTGAACCTGACTCTGGACCTGGGTGTGATTGATCTTTCCAAAATCAATGTAAATTACCAGGGCGGAGAAATGAAAACCAAGGTAAACCTGGGCAGATTGCTGGTTGAGATGGATAAAATAGATTTGAAGAACCAGAAAGTGGCGATCAAAAATATCCAACTTGAAAACACCAACGGACAGCTGTCGTTATTAAAACCACAAACTGTGCAGAAGGCCGTAGTAAAGGCCATTAAAAAAGCCGATACGCTGGTAGCATCTCCGCAAAGCGGTAAAGGGTGGTCGCTCGCCCTCAATAAAATCAGCCTCGTGAACGATAATGTTAAATTTGACAACGAGGCGCAAAAAGTTTTAGCCAAAGGGATTGATTTTGCGCACATGGATATCCGTAATCTGAACGGAGACGCACAGGACATTGCTTATAGCCCCACCCAAATATCGGGCAGGGTAAATACTTTCGCTTTTAGCGATAAGAGCGGCCTGAAAGTGGAAAAATTTCATACAACGTTTTTATACGGCGAAAAGCAATCATACTTAAACGACCTGTACCTGCAAACCCCCTACACCGTTTTACAAAATCAGGTACAAATAGGCTACCAGTCGTTAGCCGACATGACTGCTAAATTGGGCGAGTTACGCATTAATGCCAACTTAAACGGAAGTAAATTAGGCCTTCGGGATGTTCTAATATTGATGCCCACCATGGCCAGTATGGAGCCATTCAAAAGTTCGCCCAATGCCGTTTTTAAAGTAAACGGCAAAGTAAACGGACAGGTTAATAATTTGCGTATCCCCAACCTGGAGGTTACAGGTTTAAGCAATACGCACATCAAGGCATCGGCAACGCTAAAAGGCTTGCCCGATATGGCCAAGGCTTATTTTGACGTTAAAATTGACGACTTTAATACCAGCGCTACGGATATTAACAAGCTTGCCCCCGCAGGCAGCATACCATCAAGTATACGTATACCTGCGGTGATGAATTTGAAAGGCATCTTTAAAGGAGGCATAAAAAACTTCAATACCAACTTAAACCTGCACTCGAGCGATGGAAACGTGGCGGCTATTGCCAGCATGAGCAGCGGCAAGGCCAAAGGCTCCGAAGTTTATTCGGCCGATATTAAGGCTAATAATTTAAATGCAGGCAAACTGCTGAAGCAAGAAAAGAATGTAGGCTACTTAACTTTAACGGCTAAGGTTAAAGGCTCGGGCACAGATATGAAAACCGCCGTTGCCCAATTTAGCGGCGATGTGGTGAGCGCCGATGTAATGGGTTACAAATACCATAACCTGGTAATGAACGGAACCGCCAACCGGGGATTAATTAATGTTGCAGCGCGCATGAAGGATCCTAATATAAGCTTCGCGCTTAATGCCAAGGCCAACATGACCAAGAAATATCCGGCTGTCAATATGACGTTGAACCTGGATAGCATTAACTTACAAAAGCTGCATTTTGCCAAAGATGACCTGCGCTTACATGGCAAGCTGATTGCGAACCTACCAACTGCCGACCCGGATTACCTGAACGGAAACATTAAGCTAACCGATATGATGGTAGCCAACAAGGGCCAGGTAATTCGTATGGATTCGGTGATAGTACTGGCAACCGCCAATGCCGACAGCAGCACCTTGAGATTAAGAAGTGATATGCTTACCGCCCACCTGGCAGGTAAATACAAATTGACCGAAATGGCGCCCGCCTTGCAGGATGTGATTAATAAATATTTTAACACAGCACCGGCTAATGCCAAAACGGTTAAGGTAAAATATGCGGCACAGCAATATGTTTTTGATGCCCGTTTGGTTAAAACGCCGTTGTTTACTCAATTTGTGCCCGATTTAAAACAACTGGACCCTGTAGTATTTAAAGGAAGCTTTGACAGCCAATCGGGCAAACTTGTAGTGAACGGATCGGCCACGAAGGTTGTTTATGGCACCAATATCGTTAATAACCTGAAGCTGAATATCAATACGGATAACGCTTTGAATTATAGCGTTACTGCCGACCAGGTAAAAGCATCGCAGGTTAATTTATTATACCCATCGATCACCGGCAACGCACAGAACAATAAGTTGACCACCACAGTCCAGATCAGGGATGTGAACAAAAAAGAGCGATACCGCATAGCGGGTGTTTTAAGCACGATGGCTGGCGAATACCAGTTCAGCTTTTTACAAGACGGCCTGTTTTTGGACTATACACAGTGGACGGTTAGCGCCAATAACTCGCTGCAATTTGGCAGCAAGGGTATTATGGCTACCGATTTTGCCATCAGCAACGCCAACCAGGTATTAAGTGTAAATACATCGCCACCACAGTATAACGGGCCGTTAAACGTTGAATTTAAAAATTTTCGGATAGAAACCTTAACCAAACTGGCCGAGCAAGACGCCTTACTGGTAGGTGGTGTAATTAACGGCAGCGCCAATGTAACCAACCTGGATAAAGCGGTCACCTTTACATCAGACATCAATATATCCGATTTTAACTTTAAAGGAGATACGCTCGGCAATATTGCCGCTAAAGTTAACAACCAAACCGCCAACGCCTTTGCAGCCAATGTAAGCATCACGGGCAAGGGTAACCAGGTTAATTTGGATGGCTTTTACTATACCGACAAAAGCAGCTTTGATATGAACCTGGATATTGTAAATCTGAACCTGAAAAGTATTGAAGGCTTCTCTTTCGGAAACCTCAAACAGGCAAGCGGTTCCATTAACGGCAAGCTCAAAATTACAGGTACTGCTGATGCGCCTAACGTGAGGGGAGATGTGAATTTCAACAACGCGGCGGTTAACATTGCCATGATCAACTCGTACTATAAAATGCCTAACGAAAAGATCACCTTTAACAACGACAGCATTTTATTTAACAATTTCACACTGATCGACTCCGCAGGCAATAAGGCTGTAGTTGCAGGTACCATCTATACCAAAACCTATAAAGATTACAAGTTCGGGGTAGATATCTCGATGGATAACTTCAGGGTTTTCAATGCCACGCAGGCCGACAGCAAATTGTATTATGGCCAGGTTTTTCTGGATACGCGCTTAAAAATACGCGGCGATATGAATAAACCTATTGTAGATGGTAGCCTGAAGGTAAACGATAAAACCAAGCTAACTGTAGTATTGCCGCAAAGCGACCCTGGTATTGAGGATCGGAAAGGTGTGGTTGTTTTTGTAGATAAGAAGAAAACCAAGGCCGATTCGGTATTTAAAGGCAAACTTGATTCGCTGAAACGCTCCAGCATTACCGGCCTGGATGTTTCCATGAACCTCACCATTGATAAAGAGGCTGATTTTACCATTGTGGTGGATGCGGCCAATGGAGATATTGTACATATTAAAGGCGACGCTCAATTAAACCTGGGTATCGATCCAAGCGGAAAAACCAATTTAACAGGAACATTTACTGTGAACGAAGGTTCGTACGACTTATCATACCTCACCATCAACCGGAAGTTTTCGTTTAAAAGAGGAAGTACCATAACCTGGCAGGGAGACCCTACCAGTGCTGCGCTGGATATGACAGCTATTTATATTGCTAACGTTCCGCCGATTGACCTGGTTGATAACCAATTATCCGGCGAGACTGAACGTACCATGTACAAACAAAAGTTGCCTTTTAACGTGGAACTGACTTTAAGAAACGAACTTTTAAAGCCCGACATTACTTTCGGTATCACGCTGCCATCCAATACCAATTACAATGTGTCGTCGGATGTACTGTCAACCGTAAACAATAAACTTGATCAGCTCCGTCAGGATCCTAACGAATTGAATAAACAGGTATTTGCTGTTTTACTGCTCAACCACTTTATAGGCGAAAACCCTTTGCAAAGCCAGGGTGGCAGCACTACCGTAGAAGGCCAGGTACGGTCGAGCGTGAGTTCTTTGCTATCCGATCAATTAAACCAGTTAGCCGGTAACATGATAGCAGGCGTCGATCTCAATTTCAACCTGCAGTCTGGCGAGGATTACTCATCGGGTACAGCAACCAACCGTACCGATTTAAATGTAGGTTTATCCAAACGCTTTTTAAACGACAGGCTCACCGTAAACGTAGGCAATAACTTTAACCTGGAAGGGCAACAAGCTAATGAAAAGGCTACCAATATTGCCGGAGATATTTCTGTAAACTATAAATTGACCAAAGATGGCCGCTATATGGTGAGGGCCTACCGTAAAGACCAATATATTGTGATACAGGGCCAGGTAGTAGAAACCGGTGTTGGATTTGCCTTAACAGTAGATTTTAACCGCTTTAGCCAAATCTTCAGGACCAAAACCCGGCGCGAAAAAGAAATGATCAAAAATCAAAAGCAGCAGGAAAAGGAGCAGAAAGAAAAAGACAAGGAAAAAGAAAAAGCTGTAGAACAAACTGAAGATGATCAAAAAAAACAAAAAACTTCCAAATAA
- a CDS encoding alpha-L-fucosidase, translating into MKNQSKLILLLLCLLPSFLMAQNGNTPVKPLTELQQNFVDLRFGMFIHFNMPTYANQDWPDPEMPASAFNPTKLNCDQWAKAAKTANMAYGCITTKHHSGFCIWDTKTTDYNVMNSPLKRDVVKEYVDAFRKNGLKVFLYYSILDTHHYLRPNCITPQHSKMVKAQLTELLTHYGPIQALIIDGWDAPWSRISYDDIPFEEIYRLVKSLQPNCLLMDLNGAKYPQEALYYTDIKTYEMGAGQRIASSGNRLPSLACLPLQQNWFWETSHPTTPVKDPVKLVNETLIPLNKENCNFILNVAPNRDGLMDDNALAALKQIGELWHNQGPLPPLPNSGLPIISHNLAKHVPANSSWSDDSAIMDFANDDDFGTSWVSNSTIKKPWFELNFKNDTEFNTITIAEEKANIKSYTLSCYHNGAWITLFSGENTNKIKIHRLKQMTGSKIRMQIESYDHQPSIAEFGVYNERR; encoded by the coding sequence ATGAAAAATCAAAGCAAATTGATATTGCTGCTGCTCTGCCTTCTACCATCCTTTTTAATGGCACAGAACGGCAATACACCTGTAAAACCGTTGACTGAATTACAGCAAAATTTTGTAGACCTGCGTTTTGGCATGTTCATTCACTTTAACATGCCCACTTATGCTAACCAGGACTGGCCCGATCCTGAAATGCCCGCCTCCGCTTTTAATCCAACCAAACTCAATTGCGATCAGTGGGCAAAGGCCGCTAAAACTGCCAACATGGCTTATGGCTGTATTACCACTAAGCACCATAGCGGATTTTGCATCTGGGATACCAAAACAACAGATTATAACGTCATGAACAGCCCTTTAAAAAGGGATGTGGTTAAAGAGTATGTAGATGCTTTCCGCAAAAATGGTTTAAAAGTATTCCTTTATTATTCCATACTGGATACTCACCACTATTTAAGGCCTAACTGTATAACTCCCCAACACAGTAAAATGGTGAAAGCGCAGCTGACCGAGCTGTTAACCCATTACGGGCCTATCCAGGCGCTGATTATTGACGGCTGGGATGCCCCATGGTCAAGAATTTCGTATGATGATATCCCTTTTGAAGAAATATACCGACTGGTGAAATCATTACAGCCTAATTGTTTACTGATGGACCTGAACGGCGCCAAATACCCGCAGGAGGCTTTATATTATACCGATATTAAAACTTATGAAATGGGTGCCGGGCAGCGCATTGCCAGCAGTGGAAACCGCCTGCCATCTTTGGCCTGCTTGCCATTGCAGCAAAATTGGTTTTGGGAAACCAGCCATCCAACAACCCCGGTAAAAGATCCGGTTAAACTGGTAAATGAAACGCTGATCCCGTTAAATAAAGAGAACTGCAATTTTATACTAAACGTAGCGCCAAACCGTGACGGCCTGATGGATGATAACGCCTTAGCCGCGCTTAAGCAAATTGGCGAACTATGGCATAACCAGGGCCCCCTGCCCCCTTTGCCTAATTCAGGTTTGCCCATTATTTCACATAACCTGGCCAAACACGTACCTGCAAACTCCAGTTGGAGCGATGATTCTGCAATTATGGATTTTGCGAATGATGATGATTTTGGCACCTCTTGGGTTTCCAACTCCACTATTAAAAAACCATGGTTTGAACTGAATTTTAAAAATGATACGGAGTTTAACACGATTACAATTGCAGAAGAAAAGGCCAATATCAAAAGCTATACGCTTAGCTGTTATCACAATGGTGCCTGGATTACCCTGTTTAGCGGAGAAAATACAAATAAAATAAAGATACACCGTTTAAAGCAGATGACCGGAAGTAAGATCAGAATGCAAATTGAAAGCTATGATCATCAACCGTCTATCGCGGAATTTGGTGTTTATAATGAACGAAGATAA
- the mdh gene encoding malate dehydrogenase, translated as MKITVIGAGAVGATCADNIARRELAEELILLDIREGFAEGKAIDMMQTASYLGFDTKVTGVTNDYAATADSEVVVITSGLPRKPGMTREELIGTNAGIVKSVTENVLKYSPNTIIIVVSNPMDTMNYLTLKTSGLPKNKILGMGGALDSARFKYYLSQQLGCSPADLNAVVIGGHGDTTMIPLIAHATWNSIPVTQLLSKEQQDKIVADTMVGGATLTKLIGTSAWYAPGAGTAAMVEAIVRDEKKLISCGVALDGEYGQKDISLVVPVVLGKSGWEKIVDFKLSETEQAEFNKSADAVRNMNQILKDSNFI; from the coding sequence ATGAAGATAACCGTAATTGGCGCAGGCGCCGTAGGCGCTACGTGCGCTGATAATATTGCCCGCAGGGAGTTAGCCGAAGAACTAATTTTGTTAGATATCCGCGAAGGTTTTGCCGAAGGTAAGGCGATCGACATGATGCAGACGGCCTCCTACCTGGGTTTTGATACCAAGGTTACCGGTGTGACTAATGATTACGCGGCGACAGCTGACTCGGAAGTAGTGGTGATTACATCGGGCTTGCCACGTAAACCCGGCATGACCCGCGAAGAACTCATCGGAACCAACGCCGGTATTGTAAAGAGCGTAACCGAAAACGTTTTAAAATATTCGCCCAATACCATCATCATCGTAGTATCCAACCCGATGGATACCATGAACTATTTAACCCTTAAAACTTCTGGCTTACCCAAAAACAAGATACTGGGGATGGGCGGTGCTTTGGATTCTGCCCGTTTTAAATATTACCTGAGCCAGCAACTGGGCTGCTCGCCCGCCGACCTGAACGCGGTTGTAATTGGTGGCCACGGCGATACCACCATGATCCCCCTGATAGCCCACGCTACCTGGAACAGCATCCCGGTTACTCAATTACTCAGCAAAGAGCAGCAGGATAAAATTGTTGCGGATACCATGGTGGGCGGCGCAACCTTAACCAAACTGATTGGCACATCAGCATGGTACGCGCCGGGTGCCGGAACCGCTGCTATGGTTGAAGCTATTGTACGCGATGAGAAAAAACTGATCTCGTGCGGTGTTGCCTTAGATGGCGAATACGGCCAAAAAGATATTTCGCTTGTGGTGCCCGTGGTATTAGGAAAATCAGGATGGGAAAAGATAGTCGATTTTAAACTGAGTGAAACCGAACAAGCCGAGTTTAACAAAAGTGCCGACGCGGTAAGGAATATGAATCAGATTTTAAAGGATTCGAATTTTATATAG
- the tamL gene encoding translocation and assembly module lipoprotein TamL, whose protein sequence is MIKHLPYLFLLTLIIGGCSNIKYLPKNEKLYTGAKVIITDKDTKKSEAKALTTELTDLTRPKPNGSILGLRVKLYLYNISKGKKNFISRFINKLGEPPVLFSSVDLDHNGKVLTNRLQNKGYFRAQVTPDSAIKNKTAQAVYNTQTGPVFKIRKVVFPRDSDSLDTAVTGISKKSFLKPGDNYNLDVIKNERIRIDARLKEEGFYFFSPDDILLEVDSTNAGKNMVDLYEIVKPETPDKAWDIYTMDKTYIYPRYSLRDTAAKLDSAVHYNDYYVIDPRNTIHPYVFKDVIALHPGEAYNRTDHNQALSRFIDLGPYKYVKNRFDISPKDTLKLNAFYYLTPYPKKSLRFETLVRTTSANYNGTQVNLSFRNRNTFKGAELLTVSLLGSTDLQFGGQNNGYNVYQAGIQTSLTWPRFITPFNVTTNNGFLPHTRLQLEYDLTNRTKLYTLNTFSASYAYLWKQDIHIQHELTVFGFSYTNAANVTKIYTDSILHTRNPSLKHVIDNQLTFGPSYSYTYTNTTESYKRNTYYYNGKISLSGNILGLVTGADTLAGKPKAIFGTNYSQYVKLESELRYYHKISPNITWASRIIGGAGLTYGNSTIMPYSQQFFVGGANSLRGFRARSVGPGSYYPDATITNGSGFIPDESGDIKIEANTEFRPKLFSIVYGALFLDAGNVWLLHSNNTQQGGQPGGAFNKNFLNDMAVDAGLGLRFDLSVLVLRTDLGFPLRKPWLPDGQRWVINKIDFGNGGWRGDNLVFNLAIGYPF, encoded by the coding sequence ATGATTAAGCACCTACCCTATCTATTTTTGTTGACTTTGATTATAGGCGGCTGTAGCAACATAAAATATTTGCCTAAAAACGAAAAGTTATACACTGGCGCTAAAGTTATTATTACCGATAAGGATACTAAAAAGAGCGAAGCCAAGGCCTTAACTACCGAGCTAACCGATTTAACAAGGCCAAAACCCAATGGCTCAATTTTAGGGCTGCGCGTTAAATTATACTTGTACAATATCAGCAAGGGCAAAAAGAATTTCATTTCGCGCTTTATTAACAAACTTGGCGAGCCGCCTGTATTGTTCAGTTCGGTAGATTTGGATCATAACGGTAAGGTGTTGACCAACCGCTTGCAAAACAAAGGTTATTTTCGTGCCCAGGTAACACCCGATAGCGCCATCAAAAACAAAACTGCTCAAGCGGTTTACAATACCCAAACCGGGCCCGTATTTAAAATACGCAAAGTGGTTTTCCCAAGGGATAGCGATAGTTTGGATACGGCGGTAACAGGTATATCTAAAAAATCATTCCTCAAGCCGGGCGATAATTATAACCTGGATGTGATTAAGAACGAAAGGATCAGGATTGACGCCCGTTTAAAGGAAGAAGGTTTTTACTTCTTCTCGCCTGATGATATCCTGCTGGAGGTGGACAGCACCAATGCAGGCAAAAACATGGTTGACCTGTATGAAATAGTTAAACCAGAAACACCTGATAAGGCATGGGATATTTATACCATGGATAAAACCTATATCTATCCACGCTATTCCCTTAGGGATACGGCGGCTAAGCTGGATTCGGCGGTCCACTACAACGATTATTACGTGATCGATCCCCGCAATACTATCCACCCTTATGTTTTTAAAGATGTGATAGCCCTGCATCCAGGCGAAGCTTATAACCGTACAGACCATAACCAGGCACTGAGCCGTTTTATAGATTTAGGCCCATACAAGTATGTTAAAAACCGGTTTGATATATCGCCGAAAGACACCTTAAAGCTTAATGCTTTTTACTACCTCACGCCTTATCCTAAAAAGTCGTTACGGTTTGAAACCCTGGTACGCACCACCTCAGCGAATTATAACGGTACACAGGTTAACTTAAGTTTCCGCAACCGGAATACCTTCAAGGGGGCAGAGCTTTTAACAGTATCATTATTAGGGAGTACAGACCTACAGTTTGGCGGTCAAAACAATGGTTATAACGTATACCAGGCAGGTATACAAACCAGCCTGACCTGGCCCCGGTTTATCACTCCTTTTAACGTGACTACCAATAACGGCTTTTTGCCCCATACCCGGCTCCAGTTAGAATATGATTTAACAAACCGGACCAAGTTATATACCTTAAACACCTTTAGCGCATCGTACGCTTATTTATGGAAACAAGACATTCATATCCAGCACGAGTTAACGGTTTTTGGATTTAGCTATACCAACGCGGCCAACGTAACAAAAATTTATACCGATAGTATATTACACACCCGAAACCCATCACTCAAACACGTAATTGATAACCAACTTACCTTTGGCCCAAGCTATAGCTATACTTACACTAACACAACCGAAAGTTACAAGCGAAACACTTACTATTATAATGGCAAAATCAGCTTATCTGGTAATATTTTAGGTTTGGTAACGGGTGCCGATACCCTTGCCGGAAAACCTAAAGCCATATTTGGCACCAATTATAGCCAATATGTTAAGCTGGAAAGCGAATTAAGGTATTATCATAAAATAAGCCCCAATATAACCTGGGCAAGCCGTATTATCGGCGGCGCAGGCTTAACTTATGGCAACTCTACCATTATGCCTTACAGCCAGCAGTTTTTTGTGGGTGGCGCTAATAGCTTACGCGGTTTCAGGGCACGTTCGGTGGGGCCGGGCAGCTATTATCCCGATGCAACCATCACCAACGGATCAGGGTTTATCCCGGATGAATCGGGTGACATCAAGATTGAAGCCAACACAGAATTTCGCCCTAAATTGTTCAGCATTGTATATGGCGCACTGTTTTTAGATGCCGGTAATGTTTGGCTGCTACACAGTAACAACACCCAGCAAGGCGGCCAGCCCGGCGGAGCTTTCAATAAAAACTTTTTAAATGATATGGCCGTAGATGCCGGTTTGGGTTTACGTTTTGACCTTAGTGTTTTAGTGCTCCGTACCGACCTCGGCTTCCCGCTCCGCAAACCATGGTTGCCCGACGGACAACGCTGGGTAATTAACAAAATCGACTTTGGTAATGGAGGCTGGCGCGGCGACAACCTGGTGTTTAACTTAGCTATCGGGTATCCGTTTTAG